A stretch of Zootoca vivipara chromosome 13, rZooViv1.1, whole genome shotgun sequence DNA encodes these proteins:
- the CD37 gene encoding leukocyte antigen CD37, with product MSRKGCIAVTKYFLFLFNFLFFLLGGLLFSFGLWLLFDRDSFAAVLGSAYYALKIWSYIFCGVGILTMWMGFLGCLGSLKEIKCMLGCYFAFLLLLFLAQIIIGILVYSQSKTLNTKVGDYVTEIIEHYGTYDPSTDEEESWDYVQTQLQCCGWILSNDWMENSIIKNSSYNLYPCSCRSNISQPGQPGNSTTAAPTTRPKIAGFCNSYGQPWSVYEMGCMDGVQTWLTNNIVTIVGISLGIALLELCLMTLSMFLCRTIGPNYDKLTRYS from the exons ATGTCCCGCAAAGGTTGCATCGCTGTCACAAAgtacttccttttcctcttcaatTTCCTCTTCTTT CTCCTCGGAGGACTTCTGTTTAGCTTTGGCTTATGGCTACTTTTTGATCGGGACAGTTTTGCGGCTGTTCTAG GGTCGGCGTATTATGCCCTCAAGATCTGGTCCTATATTTTCTGTGGGGTCGGCATCCTCACCATGTGGATGGGATTCCTCGGATGCCTGGGTTCCCTCAAGGAAATCAAATGTATGCTAGGATGT TATTTCGCCTTCCTGCTCCTTCTCTTCCTGGCCCAGATCATCATTGGAATCTTGGTATATTCGCAGAGCAAAACG CTCAACACAAAGGTTGGTGACTATGTCACAGAAATAATTGAGCACTATGGGACGTATGATCCGTCCACGGATGAGGAGGAGAGCTGGGATTATGTGCAGACGCAG CTCCAGTGTTGCGGGTGGATCCTCTCCAATGACTGGATGGAGAACAGCATAATAAAGAACTCCTCTTACAACCTCTATCCCTGCTCATGCCGCAGCAACATCTCTCAGCCTGGCCAGCCAGGGAACAGCACTACCGCTGCCCCCACCACGAGGCCGAAGATCGCAGGCTTCTGTAACTCTTACGGGCAGCCATGGTCCGTCTATGAGATG GGCTGCATGGATGGTGTCCAGACCTGGCTCACAAATAACATCGTCACCATTGTGGGGATCAGCCTTGGGATTGCGCTCCTGGAG CTCTGCCTCATGACGCTATCGATGTTTCTGTGTAGGACCATCGGGCCCAACTATGACAAGCTCACTCGCTATTCCTAG